In one Oryza glaberrima chromosome 2, OglaRS2, whole genome shotgun sequence genomic region, the following are encoded:
- the LOC127761398 gene encoding acetyl-coenzyme A synthetase, chloroplastic/glyoxysomal, whose product MGTASGDQPAGASSDKLRHVESMSELPSGAGRISGINAVVLGESLAAEEHDLVYPSAEFSADALVPSPKKYQKMYERSINDPAGFWSEIADAFYWKEKWNPSEVCSENLDVTKGPVQISWFKGGKTNICYNAVDRNIEAGNGDKIAMYWEGNEPGQDGKLTYSELLDRVCQLANYLKSVGVGKGDAVIIYLPMLLELPIAMLACARIGAVHSVVFAGFSADSLAQRIVDCKPKLVITCNAVKRGVKPILLKDIVDAGLAESEKQGVAVGLCLTYENQSAMKREDTKWQAGRDVWWQDVVTSFPTKCDVEWVDAEDPLFLLYTSGSTGKPKGVLHTTGGYMVYSATTFKYAFDYKPSDIYWCTADCGWITGHSYVTYGPLLNGATVLVFEGTPNYPDSGRCWDIVDKYKVTIFYTAPTLVRSLMRDGTEYVTQHSRKSLRVLGSVGEPINPSAWRWFYNIVGDSRCPISDTWWQTETGGFMITPLPGAWPQKPGSATFPFFGVQPVIVDEKGKEIEGECSGYLCIKKSWPGAFRTLYGDHDRYETTYFKPFAGYYFTGDGCSRDKDGYHWLTGRVDDVINVSGHRIGTAEVESALVSHPKCAEAAVVAVEHEVKGQGIYAFVTLVDGVPYSEELRKSLILTVRNQIGAFAAPDKIHWAPGLPKTRSGKIMRRILRKIASKQLDELGDTSTLADPGVVDQLIALKDC is encoded by the exons ATGGGGACGGCGAGCGGGGACCAGCCGGCGGGGGCGTCGTCGGACAAGCTGCGGCACGTGGAGTCCATGTCGGAGCTGCCCTCCGGCGCCGGCAGGATCTCCGGGATCAacgccgtcgtcctcggcgAGTCACTCGCCGCCGAGGAGCACGACCTCGTCTACCCCTCCGCCGAGTTCTCCGCCGACGCCCTCGTCCCCTCCCCCAAGAAG TACCAAAAGATGTATGAGAGGTCAATCAACGACCCGGCCGGGTTCTGGTCGGAGATCGCCGACGCCTTCTACTGGAAGGAGAAGTGGAACCCCAGTGAGGTCTGCTCCGAGAACCTCGACGTCACCAAGGGGCCTGTTCAGATCAGT TGGTTCAAAGGTGGCAAAACAAACATATGTTACAATGCTGTTGATCGCAACATCGAGGCTGGGAACGGAGACAAGATCGCGATGTATTGGGAGGGCAATGAGCCTGGTCAGGATGGGAAGCTCACCTATTCAGAGCTCTTGGACAGGGTTTGCCAG CTTGCCAATTACTTGAAGAGTGTTGGTGTCGGCAAGGGTGATGCTGTGATCATCTACTTACCAATGTTGCTGGAGCTTCCCATTGCCATGCTTGCTTGTGCCCGTATTGGTGCTGTTCACTCG GTTGTATTTGCTGGCTTTTCTGCGGATTCCCTGGCCCAAAGGATCGTTGATTGCAAGCCTAAACTTGTGATCACTTGCAATGCAGTCAAAAGAGGGGTGAAGCCCATCCTTCTGAAAGATATAGTGGATGCTGGTCTGGCTGAAAGTGAGAAACAAGGAGTCGCTGTAG GTCTATGTTTGACATATGAAAATCAGTCAGCAATGAAGAGAGAAGACACAAAATGGCAAGCAGGAAGGGATGTTTGGTGGCAG GATGTTGTGACCAGTTTCCCAACCAAGTGCGATGTAGAATGGGTGGATGCAGAGGACCCATTGTTCCTTCTGTACACAAGTGGCAGTACAGGAAAGCCAAAG GGTGTGTTGCATACTACTGGGGGCTACATGGTTTACAGCGCAACAACATTTAAGTATGCATTTGATTACAAGCCGTCGGACATATACTG GTGCACTGCAGACTGTGGCTGGATTACTGGACACAGCTATGTGACGTATGGTCCACTCCTGAATGGAGCAACAGTTCTCGTTTTTGAAGGG ACTCCAAATTACCCTGATTCTGGTCGGTGCTGGGACATTGTGGACAAGTACAAGGTGACAATATTTTACACTGCACCAACACTCGTTCGATCACTCATGCGTGATGGCACCGAG TATGTTACACAGCACTCTCGAAAATCTCTTCGAGTCTTGGGAAGTGTTGGTGAGCCTATTAATCCTAGCGCATGGAG ATGGTTCTACAATATTGTCGGGGACTCTCGATGCCCTATCTCCGACACCTGGTGGCAGACTGAAACTGGTGGCTTCATG ATCACTCCTTTACCTGGCGCCTGGCCTCAAAAACCAGGTTCTGCAACCTTTCCTTTCTTTGGTGTTCAG CCTGTCATTGTTGATGAGAAAGGGAAGGAGATTGAAGGAGAATGCAGTGGATATCTTTGCATAAAGAAATCATGGCCTGGGGCTTTCCGGACTCTCTATGGAGATCATGATAGATATGAGACCACTTACTTCAAGCCATTTGCTGGCTACTATTTTACTGGGGATGGTTGCAGCAG GGACAAAGACGGTTACCACTGGCTGACTGGAAGAGTAGATGATGTCATCAATGTCAG TGGACACCGGATTGGTACAGCAGAGGTTGAGTCTGCGTTGGTTTCACACCCAAAGTGTGCAGAGGctgctgttgttgctgttgaGCATGAG GTGAAAGGTCAAGGAATATATGCTTTTGTAACTTTGGTGGATGGTGTTCCTTATAGTGAAGAACTACGGAAAAGCCTCATATTGACAGTCCGCAACCAG ATTGGGGCATTTGCAGCTCCTGACAAGATCCACTGGGCACCAGGACTTCCTAAAACGAGAAGCGGTAAGATAATGCGCAGGATTCTGCGCAAAATTGCCTCAAAACAGCTGGATGAACTTGGTGACACAAGCACCCTTGCTGATCCTGGCGTCGTTGACCAGCTGATTGCGCTCAAAGATTGCTAG